Within the Clostridium scatologenes genome, the region TATGGTCAGCTTTCACTGGAATGGGCATGGAATGAGAAAATAGATAAGGTTTTAATATGCTACAGGATGGATAAATTTCCCACATCTCCTAAAGACTCAGCTGCATTTCAAGTTGTAGTTGCAAGAGAAAACAATATGGAAAATGGAAGTTACATAATAAATAAAGTCAATGAAGGAAATTACTACTTTGCAATTTATGTTATGGTAAATTATAATGGTAAAACGTTGTTTTCCAAAGCTCAAAGAAGGCTCGTGGTAAATAAAGAACCTTCAGAGATATTTTATGAAATAAAAATAAAAAAGAATTTGTTTGGCAAGGTTAAAAGTGCAGAGTTACTTTTGAGCACAGATGAAAAGAAGCTGGATTTGCCTCAGCTTGTTTTAATTGGGAAACTTGGTAATATGCCTATTCAAAAATCAGATGGGGAATCTATAATAAATGTTGATTATGATTTAGTTACAAGCGAAGATTTAATAAGTTTTGATATACCAATTGGAAATTTAAGAAAAAACATGTATGTAAAGCTTTTTTTTGTGGATGATAGCAATAGCAAACTGTATAGAATAGTATCACCTTCAAAGGAAAACTTACATTTTAAATAGTAAAAGGAGTAAGGGAGATTAGTAAAATGAAATTCAATTTTAAAAAGAAGGATCAATATATATGTCCCTATTGTTTTTCAAAACATGATTTAAGCGATGTGGAGTTTATATGCAAAAATGATCTTCAAGAATGTAGAAATGCTAAAGAAGGGGTTCCTTTAAGGCTTAGAAGCGAAGATGGTAAAAATGAAATGCCAAATCATATGTTTTGTAATGAATGTGGTGAAACTACAAATACAAAGATATGTCCTACCTGTCATATGGAACTGCCATATACCATAGGTAATTATGATGATCTCATATTTGCAGTAATAGGAGCAAAGGAAGCGGGAAAAAGCCATTATATTGCAGTGCTTATAGATAAAATAATGAATGAGATAGGATCGGCTTTTAATTGCAGTCTTCAAGCAATGAATGATACTACTATAACAAGATATAGAAATGATTTTTATAATCCTGTTTTCAAGAAAAATGAAGTGATAAGTGTAACCCGTTCTGCAAAAACGGATTCATCTGTAAAAACTCCTCTTATATATAGTTTAAGTTTTAGAGAAGATGGTTTTTTTGGAAAGTTTTTAAAAGCTAACAAAAAAACTAATGTGGTTACTATTGCCTTTTTTGATACTGCTGGCGAAGATTTAGATTCTGAAGATACTATGAAGACTGTAAATAGGTATATATATAATTCTTCAGGAATAATCTTCTTACTTGATCCACTGCAGTTAGAAAAGGTAAGAGAAAATCTTCCTAAGGGTACACCACTGCCAGAACAGAATACGGAAATAGAAGATTTGCTTTCAAGAACAGGAAATCTTATAAGAAGAGCTAATGGCATTAAAATGGATAAATTGATAGATATACCTGTAGCTGTGGCATTTTCTAAAATAGATGCTGTGGAATCTCTAATAGATCCTTCCAGTTGTATAAATTATTCTGGAAAACATGTAAAAGAAGGTTATTTTGATTTAGCGGATTTTGAAGATGTAAATGGAACTATGGAGGCTTTAGTAAGAAGCTGGGGAGGAGAAAACTTTGCTAATCAATTAAGCTCCAATTTTAAAGATTATGCTTATTTTGGATTAACAGCACTGGGATGTAATCCAGAAAGCAACAAAATTACAAAATTGAGACCTCATAGAGTAGAAGATCCATTTTTATGGTTATTATACAAGTATAAATTAATAAAGGGAGAAAAAAGGAAGTGATTTGCTTTTGAAAATTCAACAACTTTTATATACTTCCTGCAAAAAGGGACTTTCTTCTGGTGCTGGATTTCAAACTTATTCCATGTCAAAGGGAATTACAGAAGAAGAAAGAAAGGAAATAGAAACTTATTGTGTGTATATACCACCAGATAATCTTCCAACACAACCTACAGAGGAAGAAATAGAAAAGCTATTTCCTTTATCCTTTTCATATTTTATATTAAAAAGCGGTAAATATTGTATTTCACAAGGAAAGTATATAGGAAGGGATTATTCAGGAAGGTACGGAAACTATATTTGTCATGTTTTAATATTTGATAATCCTTGTGATTTTTATCCTATAGAACTTTATAAATCTATAAGTTTTAGAGGCTCTCTAACTTTAGAAGAACAAAATGCTTCTTGTATAGAATATCTTCCAGAATTGGATCATATTCATTTGGGAAATGTAATATATTTTGACAGTATAAGCAAATTTTTTAAAGAAAATGGCATTGTGAAAAAAAGTAAAAATTTTAGAGAAATGATGCAGAGCATTATAGATTTTAATAAAAGTGGAAAGAAAATAATGTTTTGTGATAGCATGTACACCGTACCTTACTTAATAGGAGCAATTGAGATGTCACTACCTAAGAAGCTTTCAATGCAATTTACTTTTACTACTTATGCATATAATCCAGAAGATACTAATTACTTAATATGTGCTGCATATGGTATAGGAAGTAAATCTAATTTTAACATTGGTCAAAATATATACAAATACAATATTTTTAATTTTTTAGAAGATAGGAATAAGAATGTGAAATTCAATAGCAATTTTTCAAAATTAGCTGAAATTGGTTTTACAGTTTCTAAGGAAATATTCCTACCTTTTATAGACTTTTTAACTCAGTTTGAATACAAAAAATTAGATGAAGATATAGATGATTGTCTTTGCTTGTATAATATGGTAAAGAAGGGGCTTTCAAAATCTGATGTGGAAAGTGTGAAGAAAGCAGTAAATTTTGCAATTAATTATAAATCTATTGAAGCATATAAACAGTTATTTTGTGAATTACAGCCTAATTTAGAAAAGATAAGTACTGAAGTAGATGTTGAGCTTACAGAGATAATAACAAAATTTTTATTTAAAATGAGTAAGGAAACAGGTTTTATAGAGCATAGAAAAATTGCTTATGAATTTTTCTTTAATTCTATACATTATCTTATTGTAGATGCAGAAGAAATATCTATAAATACAATATTAAATTTATATAAAAATATAAGAAGCTTAAATGATGAACAATTTGTTAAAAAGTCTTTAGAAGAAGTTAGGATAAATGAGCTTATAACCTATATGGAAGGCGCTAAGCCTAGGCATGCAAAATTTTATTTTGAAGCTGTGCTTTGTGATGTAAAGATTTTTAATAAAAATTCTGTGGAAGGACAATTATTCAAATTATTTGATTCTCAAAGACAAGAAAATAAAACTTTAACCATATTTTTATATAAATGTTTAGGTATACTTAGAAAGTATCCTGATTACTTAAGAGATGTTTTAAACTTTTTTAAGGATGACTATGAATATGCTGCTAAGATAGTACTTACAATTTATTGCAAGTGTATAGATAGAGATAATATTTTAAAAGAACTTTTAATAGATTTTATCGTAGAGAAAGGAAAAGAGAAAGAAGACTGGAAAAATAGAATGTATTTTTATATAAGCAAAGATACAGGAGGTAGTGATTTTTTACTTAGTATATATGCTTTTGAATTAAGCAAAAGATCCATTAAGGAAAAGTTTTTTATAAATTATTGTAATGAAGTGTTTAATACATTTGAAAGTTATAAAAAGGAAAAGTTTAAGGAAGCTTTGAATTTATATTTAAATTACTGCAAAAATGATGATATGTGTAGTGATGATATAACATTAGAAGAATATGAAGCCATCTTAAACTATATAATGAATAACTCACTTTTGAAATATATGGATAAAGCTTTTATAAAAAAAGTTATTTCCATGTTTGAAAATAAAATTAATAATGAAAATCAGGAAATAGATGATTTTATCTTGAAAAAGCTATTCAATGTAAAAAAACAATATAAAATAAAAACTTCATGCAGTATAATAGAACTTTCATATATTGGTAACGAATTAGAAAAATACGGTTTTAGGCAATGTGATGATCTGTTGAAAAATATTAAATGTGATTATAAAGAAATGTATAGGAACAATTATGAAAAATACTTGAAATGGTTTTTACCTAATATATGTATATATCTCAAGGATGATGTAGATCATGGAAAGGTTAAGAAAGCTTTATATTGTGCTGATTATGGAGAAATCTATTTTGAACAGTATATAAAAGTAATTAAAGAAATTGTTTTGGGAAAAAATTTCAAAAGTCTAATAAAAAGTCTTAATATAAATCCATATAAGATACTTTTGGATTTTGTAATATTTACATTAAAGAATATGTACAATGTGCAAAAAACTGCAGAGGAAACTTTTAATAATGGAGTTATAGATATACTAAAGGAAGTTTCTGAAAAGAAAATAAAGGCATGCAGTAGGTATGTAATTGAAAAAACTAAACGCTGTAAGGATAGAGAAGAAATTATGATTAGATGGAGACATATTACAAAAACAGCTGTAAGTATGGAAAAAGGACCTCTTTTAAAAATAAAAAATTTATTCAATTAAAAATTTCTTTGAAATTATAAAGTAGGAGATGGTGTTTTGAATGGCATAAGTGAAGTACTTGAAAAAATTGTTAAAGCTTTTGCCTCTATATGTGGAATTTTTGTGGGAATTGTTCAAGGCTTTATTAAATCCAGTTATAGCTATTTTAAGGGTATGAAATATATAGCTAATAATAATTATTCTGTAAGAGCTAAGGAAATGTTTGATGAACCTGCAGAAGAAAAATATTTTTTTTATGAACAATATGAGGATTTAAAGAATTCCTATTATAGTGCGGCTGCTGTTAATAAAGGAAATATTTTATTATATAAAAAAGCAGAGCAAGAAAATCATTGTAGTTTAGGAAGAGCTAAAGGTGCATTAGTTTCTATATATGTATTTGGAAATATTTTCAACATAATTTATTTTTTTATACATTTTATTATTATTACAATTATAAGTATTCCTATTTATGCTTTCTATTTTATTATAAAAACTATTGAAAGTATAAAATTAAAAAAGAAAAGTTTAGGAACAATTTGCACATATTGTTACAGCAAGTTTGATATACCTTATTATTTATGCCCAAACTGTGGGAGAATTCATAAAAATTTAGTTTCAGGGCCTTATGGAATTCTAAAGAGAAAGTGTAGTTGTGGTGAAATAATTGCAAGTGCTAATATAAGTGGAAGACATAGACTTTCGGCGGTTTGTCCAGTATGTTTGAAAAAGAGCGAAGTAAAAGAAATACCATCAGCATGTATAGCCTTTATTGGAGAAGAAGCTTCAGGAAAAACAACTTTTATTTATAGTATTATACATTACCTACTTAACTCTAAAAAATGGAATGTGGAATTTTTAGATTCAATGAAAAAAGAAGGTTTTAATAATGTTAATGAATGGAGTTGCAATTTAGAAAATTTAAAAGAACATAGAATTCTTTATAATATTTTTATAAGTTCTAAAGAAAATTTCATTAAAAAATTATTGTATATATATGATACAAAAGGAGAAAATTTTAATAGCATAAGTAGAATAATTACCCAAAAGTACTATAAGTATGTAAATGCATTGGTTTTTATTGTGGATCCTCTATGTATAGATGAAGTAATAGAAGGTGAATTTGTTAAGAATGAATTTAAAGAACTTAGCAGTAAAAATATAAACGATTTGCTGGATCGTTTTATAATAAGTATGAAAAAGCTTTGTGAAATAGAGGCAGATGAGAAAATAAATGTGCCAATAGCTGTAGTAATTAATAAAATGGATTTAATGGATTATAATGGAACTCCAATTGATTTTCTTAAATTGGTGCGAGAAGAGAAATTTATAAGAAAGGTTCAGTATAATTTTTCAAATTCCGAGTTCTTTTTTACTGAGAATTTAAATTCTATTTCTAATGATATAAAAGTAGCAGAGCCAGTGGAGTGGATTTTAAATAAAGTTTGATATAGCAATTTGGTATTATTATAAAGTTATTATTTGTAAATGTAAATTAGAAATTATATATATAGGAGGTATACAATTTTGATAAGGAAAATTAAATCCATTTTAATTATAGCTGCTATAGTAATTTTTCAATTAGGAAATATTCCTTTAGTTAATGCGGAAAGTAGTAATACTTCTTCAAATTTAGATGTGGTATTTGTTTTAGATTCCAGTGGTTCTATGAAAGAAAGTGATCCTGAAGAAATAAGGACGGAAGCTATAAAAATGTTCTTGGATATGTCACAGGTTCAAGGAAATAAATTTGGACTTGTAGCGTATTCGGATAATGTAGTTAGAGAACATAATTTGGATACTATAAATTCAAATGATGATAAAGAAAGAATAAAAAACATGGCATTAAACATTCCTCTTGGACAAAAAACTGATACAGGTGCTGGTATTTTAGAAGCAGTAAATCTAATGAATAGTGGTCATGATAAAAATCATAAGCCAGTAATAATACTATTATCTGATGGTAAAAATGATCCTCAAAGAAAAACAGAGGATTCTTTGAATGATTTAAAAAGTGCAATAAGTACTTGTAAGGATAAAGGATATCCTGTGTATACCATAGGACTTAATTATAATGGCACCGTAGATAAAACACAGCTTGAAGAAATGTCAAATGAAA harbors:
- a CDS encoding TRAFAC clade GTPase domain-containing protein, which produces MNGISEVLEKIVKAFASICGIFVGIVQGFIKSSYSYFKGMKYIANNNYSVRAKEMFDEPAEEKYFFYEQYEDLKNSYYSAAAVNKGNILLYKKAEQENHCSLGRAKGALVSIYVFGNIFNIIYFFIHFIIITIISIPIYAFYFIIKTIESIKLKKKSLGTICTYCYSKFDIPYYLCPNCGRIHKNLVSGPYGILKRKCSCGEIIASANISGRHRLSAVCPVCLKKSEVKEIPSACIAFIGEEASGKTTFIYSIIHYLLNSKKWNVEFLDSMKKEGFNNVNEWSCNLENLKEHRILYNIFISSKENFIKKLLYIYDTKGENFNSISRIITQKYYKYVNALVFIVDPLCIDEVIEGEFVKNEFKELSSKNINDLLDRFIISMKKLCEIEADEKINVPIAVVINKMDLMDYNGTPIDFLKLVREEKFIRKVQYNFSNSEFFFTENLNSISNDIKVAEPVEWILNKV